One stretch of Lasioglossum baleicum unplaced genomic scaffold, iyLasBale1 scaffold1804, whole genome shotgun sequence DNA includes these proteins:
- the LOC143220997 gene encoding LOW QUALITY PROTEIN: ubiquitin-like-conjugating enzyme ATG3 (The sequence of the model RefSeq protein was modified relative to this genomic sequence to represent the inferred CDS: inserted 4 bases in 3 codons; deleted 1 base in 1 codon) has protein sequence MQSVINSVKGTALGXAEYLTPVLKYESKFRETGXLTPEEFVAAGDHLVHHCPTWQWATGDEDRMKSYLPKKKQFLLTRNVPCTRRCKQIEYSKEQECIIEADDPEGGWVDTHHYDTSVGGIEERITEMTLDETQLLNQLEQRKIMEMMLIIVDDDDDDDDDNEDAADMEAFEVSGMLDEQDKYTAKITKKPTKEKWESFSEGEIIHTRTYDLYITYDKYYQTPRLWLSGYDENCKPLTVQEMYEDVSQDHAKKTVTMEVHPHIPGPLMASVHPCRHAEVMKKIIETVMKXCRELGVHMYLIIFLKFVQSVIPTIEYDYTQNFMLNASG, from the exons GAAAGTAAATTTCGAGAAACTG TATTAACACCAGAAGAGTTTGTGGCAGCTGGTGATCATTTGGTACATCATTGCCCAACATGGCAATGGGCCACTGGTGATGAAGATAGAATGAAGTCATATCTCCCTAAAAAGAAACAGTTTTTATTGACACGTAATGTTCCTTGTACTCGCAGATGCAAACAG ATTGAATACAGCAAGGAACAAGAATGTATTATAGAAGCTGATGATCCAGAAGGTGGTTGGGTTGATACACATCATTATGACACAAGTGTTGGTGGAATTGAAGAAAGAATAACAGAAATGACATTAGATGAAACACAACTTCTCAATCAATTGGAACAGAGGAAAATAATGGAGATGATGCTGATAATTGTTGATGAtgatgacgacgacgatgatgatAATGAAGATGCTGCAGATATGGAAGCTTTTGAAGTCAGTGGGATGCTAGATGAACAAGACAag tatacagcaaaaattacaaaaaagccAACCAAAGAAAAATGGGAATCATTTTCTGAAGGAGAAATTATTCATACACGTACATAtgatttatatattacatatgaTAAGTATTATCAGACACCTCGATTATGGCTTTCAGGATATGATGAG AATTGTAAGCCTTTGACAGTACAAGAAATGTATGAAGATGTTAGTCAAGATCATGCTAAAAAAACTGTTACAATGGAAGTACATCCTCATATACCTGGACCTCTAATGGCTTCAGTTCACCCTTGCag aCATGCTGaagtaatgaaaaaaattattgaaactgTAATGAA GTGCCGTGAGCTGGGGGTACATATGTATCTTATAATATTTCTCAAATTTGTG CAATCTGTAATTCCTACAATCGAATATGATTACACACAAAATTTTATGCTAAATGCCTCTGGTTAG
- the LOC143221001 gene encoding LOW QUALITY PROTEIN: anaphase-promoting complex subunit 7-like (The sequence of the model RefSeq protein was modified relative to this genomic sequence to represent the inferred CDS: inserted 4 bases in 4 codons; deleted 1 base in 1 codon): MSTLYDQIKLLYEQSLYSNVVSLANLVLSLSEHNSDLLPTHGKFHIYVYYADAHFYLGKYKRAEALYKKCLQFRKCLLKSKGATKPLEGQKDLPTDVDIKFQIHLCFIKLKNSQDALQVLQSIPGKQRTPKVNMALAKMFQEQGMERSAITTYKEVLKECPLALEAAEGLLSLGVKGIEXNSLIVGCASNLSNLDWLNTWIKAHAHIHNREYTHAVSTLRSLDNVNLLRDNXNLLTTMGECYYYAGDDKNALLYLRRARNLEPDVMKGVDVFAAVLYKTHSIKELEKLIPIITASNECTGEIYVAMAYSLYATRKLGRANTLXAHAFNLNTNDIEATILRGNILIEQXKYQDALFFFRHAVQLKPYRYEPHKGLVDCLVGMHRLREALNIASGSCKQLGHTARVLTLYASVLMKDPVSVGKAKNLLEKALLQDEIYLPAVYLLAEIYEQEMNLEAAIELLERQVEIQAACKLHQMLGDLWARVHNEEKALDHYATALNMDPSNRRALEGMHRLDNSSNKLDSAYYMTVGEEQTDTTYDVGDGLPDTDNDEAPDESETEAVWSDMDLEANSQ, from the exons ATGTCGACTTTATACGATCAGATAAAACTACTGTATGAACAGTCCTTATATTCAAATGTTGTTTCGCTT GCAAATTTAGTGTTATCATTAAGTGAGCACAATTCAGATTTATTACCAACACATGGAAAATTCCACATTTATGTTTATTATGCAGATGCTCACTTTTATTTGGGAAAATATAAAAGAGCAGAAGCActttataaaaaatgtttacagtttCGTAAATGTTTATTAAAATCTAAAGGTGCCACAAAACCTTTAGAAGGTCAAAAGGATCTACCAACGGATGTTgacataaaatttcaaattcatttatgtttcataaaatta aaaaattctcAAGATGCACTTCAAGTGTTACAAAGCATTCCTGGGAAACAGAGAACTCCaaaa GTAAATATGGCACttgcaaaaatgtttcaagaaCAAGGAATGGAACGTTCTGCTATTACTACTTACAAGGAGGTTTTAAAGGAATGTCCATTAGCTTTGGAAGCTGCAGAAGGTCTTCTATCCCTTGGAGTAAAAGGAATTG GTAATTCATTAATTGTAGGTTGTGCTTCCAATCTATCAAACTTAGATTGGCTGAATACATGGATCAAAGCTCATGCACATATACATAATAGAGAATATACTCATGCAGTATCAACATTAAGGTCTCTAGATAATGTTAATCTACTAAGGGATA TTAATTTATTAACAACAATGGGAGAATGCTATTATTATGCTGGAGATGATAAGAATGCCTTATTATATTTACGACGAGCCAGAAATCTAGAACCAGATGTTATGAAAgg GGTTGATGTTTTTGCAGCAGTATTATATAAAACACATAGTATTAAGGAACTTGAAAAACTGATCCCAATAATAACAGCAAGCAATGAGTGCACAGGAGAAATATATGTTGCCATGGCATATTCTCTTTATGCTACTAGGAAGCTTGGTAGAGCAAATACAT CAGCACATGCTTTCAATTTAAATACAAATGATATAGAAGCAACAATTCTTCGAGGAAATATTCTGATAGAGC AAAAATATCAAGatgcattatttttctttagACATGCAGTACAATTGAAACCGTATCGGTATGAACCACATAAAGGTTTAGTGGATTGTCTTGTAGGAATGCATAGATTGCGTGAAGCTCTTAATATCGCTAGTGGATCGTGTAAACAGCTTGGACATACTGCAAGGGTTCTTACg CTTTATGCATCAGTACTTATGAAAGATCCAGTTTCTGTTGGAAAAGCAAAAAATCTTTTAGAAAAGGCGTTACTTCAAGATGAAATTTATCTACCTGCTGTGTATTTATTGGCTGAAATATATGAGCAAGAAATGAATTTGGAAGCTGCAATTGAACTGCTTGAAAGACAAGTAGAGATACAAGCAGCATGTAAATTGCATCAGATGCTTGGTGATCTGTGGGCAAGAGTTCACAATGAAGAAAAAGCTTTGGATCATTATGCAACTGCATTAAA CATGGATCCAAGTAATAGAAGAGCATTGGAAGGCATGCACAGATTAGACAACTCTTCAAATAAACTAGATTCAGCATATTATATGACTGTGGGTGAAGAACAAACAGATACAACTTACGATGTTGGTGATGGCTTACCAGACACTGATAATGATGAAGCACCTGATGAAAGTGAAACCGAAGCTGTTTGGTCAGATATGGATCTGGAGGCAAATAgtcaataa
- the LOC143221002 gene encoding LOW QUALITY PROTEIN: PABIR family member 2-like (The sequence of the model RefSeq protein was modified relative to this genomic sequence to represent the inferred CDS: inserted 4 bases in 4 codons), protein MIMDVDYTVVSLKRSSSAPMINKITATMSVTSPSASAPRDVPSNFNIFSNSPRTRRFSTSSSGTVPRLTPRVSQLRQEECIDVAGREAAHEKEIHSAMQISQSWXDLTIEAEGLSFKDSESASLQFKIESRPIAKRILDPLSINLSVSGPTTYSSPSPTRTGFGQRQCYSPGVHAATWKNNLSPSPTRKAFATRRSLSPIAIRPSCLASVKRKFELDDSGMDQLQPPAKRTSGLLTSASSRLDVAISSLHPGTISSAGTXESCSSLDSPGFSFRPXHSPSPGXGAPSIINDDPSSSSSSSSSFSSSSSSSSITSSSTTISSEGSSVQVKTFKEIQNTQTTRENNG, encoded by the exons ATGATCATGGATGTTGACTACACAGTAGTCAGTTTAAAACGATCTAGTAGTGCACCCATGATCAATAAGATCACTGCAACAATGTCTGTGACATCACCTTCCGCTTCTGCGCCAAG GGATGTAccttcaaattttaatatattttcaaattcaCCTCGCACACGACGTTTCAGCACTAGT AGTTCTGGAACTGTTCCTAGGCTAACGCCACGTGTAAGTCAATTGAGACAAGAAGAATGTATTGATGTTGCTGGTCGTGAAGCAGCACATGAAAAAGAAATACATAGTGCCATGCAGATCTCTCAATCAT AAGATCTTACCATAGAAGCAGAAGGGTTGTCCTTTAAAGACTCAGAATCAGCTTCATTGCAATTCAAAATAGAATCACGGCCAATTGCTAAACGAATTCTTGATCCATTGAGTATCAACTTATCTGTAAGTGGTCCAACTACATATTCTTCACCATCACCAACAAGAACTGGATTTGGTCAGAGACAGTGCTATTCACCTGGTGTGCATGCAGCTAcgtggaaaaataatttatcaCCTAGTCCTACTAGAAAAGCTTTCGCTACAAG aaGAAGTCTAAGCCCTATTGCAATACGACCAAGTTGTTTAGCATCAGTCAAGAGAAAATTTGAATTAGATGATTCTGGGATGGATCAATTACAACCTCCTGCAAAACGTACCTCTGGTTTGTTAACTTCTGCTTCATCTag GTTGGATGTTGCAATATCTAGTCTACATCCAGGAACTATTAGCTCAGCTGGAA CTGAATCTTGTTCCAGTCTTGATTCTCCTGGCTTTTCTTTTCGAC TGCATAGTCCATCACCCG CAGGTGCTCCTTCGATTATTAATGATGATCcatcttcttcctcttcgtcttcttcttcattttcttcGTCTTCCTCGTCTTCTTCCATTACTTCTTCTTCTACAACTATTTCGTCAGAAGGATCGAGTGTACAGGTCAAaacttttaaagaaatacaaaacacacAAACTACACGAGAAAATAACGGATAA